The following proteins are co-located in the Bacillus pumilus genome:
- a CDS encoding response regulator transcription factor, with translation MLQLHSKVLIIDDEKEILELINTVLTREGIDRVITASTARDGLAKFQQEHPDLVILDIMLPDGEGYDICKQIREISHVPIIFLSAKGEETDKIVGLAIGGDDYITKPFSPKEVAYRVKAQLRRSSYLQPSQTDTVIKKGPFELNEQQAELTKNGAAIELTPKELMLMTYFLQHPNRVISKETLYQTVWGEDFFGSDNTVMVHIRRLREKIEASPSTPEFLVTVKGLGYKFVVKDA, from the coding sequence ATGTTACAGCTTCACAGCAAGGTATTAATTATAGATGACGAAAAAGAAATATTAGAACTGATCAACACCGTATTAACAAGAGAAGGTATTGATCGCGTGATCACTGCTTCGACTGCCCGTGATGGATTGGCAAAATTTCAGCAAGAACATCCCGATTTGGTCATACTAGATATCATGCTGCCAGACGGTGAAGGCTATGATATTTGCAAACAAATAAGAGAAATCTCCCATGTTCCGATTATCTTTTTGTCGGCAAAGGGTGAGGAAACAGACAAAATTGTAGGACTTGCGATCGGCGGGGATGACTACATTACGAAACCCTTCAGCCCTAAGGAAGTCGCCTATCGGGTCAAAGCGCAGCTGAGAAGATCATCTTACTTACAGCCTTCTCAAACCGATACTGTGATCAAAAAAGGACCCTTTGAATTAAACGAGCAGCAAGCAGAGCTCACCAAAAATGGAGCGGCAATTGAGCTAACACCGAAAGAGCTTATGCTCATGACCTATTTCTTACAGCACCCAAATCGCGTTATCAGTAAAGAAACACTTTATCAAACCGTATGGGGAGAAGACTTCTTCGGTTCTGACAATACGGTGATGGTTCATATACGTAGACTTCGGGAGAAAATAGAAGCCTCCCCGTCAACACCGGAGTTTCTCGTCACTGTTAAAGGGCTGGGCTATAAATTTGTTGTAAAGGATGCGTAA